In Nicotiana tabacum cultivar K326 chromosome 17, ASM71507v2, whole genome shotgun sequence, one DNA window encodes the following:
- the LOC107805893 gene encoding protein LYK2-like encodes MTLDFQFCSLVFFLFVTVSAIGLEDLLSCDSKSPAASGYRCERNLQPLQCGTFAILRTNSFYSSLFNLSSYLGINRYVLGEANGFSADTEFLTIDQPLLIPLDCKCVGGFFEAELTKTTIKGESFYSIAQSLEGLTTCKAIKEKNPNITPFDLSEKLLLSIPLRCACLSPEEISPQTKLLVSYPVKQGDTIAALAIGFNTSAERIIATNHRLEGGSFRPESLSPASTLLIPLEGKPRLNSFTNSQQPDLGYPAASVASTKKHKRKSKMRMMGVYIAVAVVAFMSMVAFAAVFLFILHKRKRDADLCKEADLELQKLSLSVRTTSEKKVSFEGSQNELDSQIIDATPHKLLVETYTIDEIKKATEDFDSSNLIEDSVFHGRINGKNLAIKKMETCNISKIDFGLFNDAIHHHPNIIRHLGTCVSESPDSFLVFEYAVNGSLKDWLHGGRAMKNQFIASCYCFLTWNQRLRICLDVATALQFMHHIMDPAYVHRNIKSRNIFLDEEFKAKVGNFGMARCVEDDVAIGYLAPEYLERGILTPSIDIFAFGVILLEVLSGQTPITSGNGKGGEDEIRLSDKIKVILESENADELREWIDSALGENYLFDAAVTLANLARACVEDEPSLRPNAGEIVEKLSRLVEELLEGEEQLITSESSCKPLFKAAATSTM; translated from the exons ATGACACTCGATTTTCAGTTCTGTTCTTTGGTTTTCTTCTTATTTGTGACAGTTTCTGCTATTGGACTAGAGGACTTATTAAGCTGCGACTCGAAATCTCCAGCTGCTTCTGGCTATCGATGTGAACGTAATTTGCAGCCACTGCAATGCGGGACATTCGCAATTCTTCGCACCAATTCATTTTACTCGTCTCTTTTCAATCTGAGTTCTTATTTGGGTATCAATCGATACGTTCTAGGTGAAGCAAATGGCTTTTCTGCTGATACAGAATTTCTTACAATTGACCAGCCTTTATTAATTCCATTAGATTGTAAATGCGTTGGCGGATTCTTTGAAGCTGAATTGACAAAAACAACAATTAAAGGAGAGAGCTTTTATAGCATTGCTCAATCTTTAGAAGGTTTAACGACTTGCAAAGCTATTAAGGAGAAAAATCCAAATATTACTCCTTTTGATCTGTCTGAGAAACTTCTGCTGTCAATTCCACTGAGATGTGCTTGTCTTTCTCCAGAAGAAATTAGTCCGCAAACAAAACTTTTGGTCTCTTATCCAGTGAAGCAAGGCGATACAATTGCAGCCTTAGCAATTGGCTTCAATACTAGTGCTGAAAGAATAATTGCTACCAATCACAGATTAGAAGGAGGTAGTTTTAGACCTGAAAGCCTATCACCAGCTTCAACTCTTCTGATTCCACTCGAAG GTAAACCAAGACTTAACTCATTTACAAACTCACAACAGCCGGATTTGGGATATCCAGCAGCAAGCGTTGCGTCAactaaaaaacataaaagaaagtcCAAAATGAGGATGATGGGAGTTTATATTGCTGTTGCTGTGGTTGCCTTTATGTCAATGGTAGCGTTTGCAGCAGTTTTCTTGTTTATCCTGCACAAGAGGAAGAGGGATGCAGATTTGTGTAAGGAAGCAGATTTGGAGCTACAAAAGTTAAGCTTAAGTGTGAGAACTACCAGCGAAAAGAAAGTTTCATTCGAGGGGTCTCAAAATGAACTTGACAGTCAGATTATTGATGCCACACCACATAAGTTGTTGGTTGAGACCTACACTATTGATGAGATAAAGAAGGCTACAGAGGATTTTGATTCCTCCAATCTTATCGAGGATTCTGTATTCCATGGCCGGATCAATGGAAAAAATTTGGCAATCAAAAAGATGGagacttgcaatatctcaaaaatAGATTTTGGGCTATTCAATGATGCAATTCATCATCATCCAAATATTATCAGGCACTTAGGGACATGCGTATCAGAGAGTCCTGATTCATTCTTGGTGTTTGAATATGCTGTAAATGGTTCGTTAAAAGACTGGCTTCATGGTGGTCGAGCAATGAAGAATCAATTCATTGCTTCGTGCTATTGTTTCTTGACATGGAATCAGAGGCTAAGGATTTGTCTAGATGTAGCGACCGCCTTGCAATTTATGCACCATATCATGGATCCTGCTTATGTCCATCGAAATATAAAGAGCAGGAACatttttcttgatgaagagttcaAGGCAAAAGTTGGTAATTTTGGCATGGCTCGATGTGTTGAAGATGATGTTGCAATAGGTTATTTGGCGCCAGAGTATCTTGAACGAGGAATCCTTACCCCGAGCATTGATATCTTTGCTTTTGGGGTGATTTTGCTGGAGGTGTTATCAGGCCAAACACCTATAACCAGTGGCAATGGTAAAGGAGGAGAAGATGAAATTAGGCTGTCTGATAAAATaaaggtcattttggagtcagaGAACGCGGATGAGTTAAGGGAATGGATAGACAGTGCATTAGGAGAGAATTATTTATTTGATGCAGCAGTGACATTGGCAAATCTGGCTAGAGCATGCGTGGAGGACGAGCCCTCGTTAAGACCAAATGCTGGTGAGATTGTGGAAAAGTTGTCAAGATTGGTTGAAGAATTACTGGAAGGGGAAGAGCAACTCATAACCTCCGAAAGTTCTTGCAAACCTTTGTTCAAGGCTGCGGCCACCAGTACCATGTGA
- the LOC142171964 gene encoding uncharacterized protein LOC142171964 → MKKELEELEEVAPTDEEQELVTQDGGIDQLEPSQCMEQMKISIHALNSSLGYRTLKVTGYHAKKALSILIDTGSSNNFIEPELVRHLGCTVKSTRPQLVAAANENLMVDKVCIITWLLQAAEFSAEYLLLPLGSCGVVLGVQWLLTLGDIKMNFRKLTMEFWYKGRKHLFRGAGSQVKVQETKKLVKHAGDLSQLCMIKVVPMGSAEEQWYAFKVEEEPEEFLRKHVLVFFDDILIYSSTIEDHLIHLRSVFVEMSKHQFFAKKNKCFFGVQRIEYLRYFITAERVSTDPQKIEVVQNWPTSTTLKQLRGFLGLVGYYRRFIKEYKKGVENKVADALSRVAGAELLTLMVFPGDTDLFQAIIDSWNSDQELKHLIEELQADPHTHKHFTYFQSQLRRNGKLVIGKQELFSLQGVQLNTSSAYHPQSDRHTQVLNRSLETYLRCYCNEDAAKWYSCLPMAEYWYNTSFHSAIKTTPYEALYGRPPPLHLPYLPGESTSAEVDNTLLNRELKL, encoded by the exons ATGAAAAAAG AATTGGAGGAGTTAGAGGAAGTGGCCCCTACAGATGAAGAACAAGAGTTAGTAACACAAGATGGAGGGATCGATCAGCTGGAACCATCCCAATGTATGGAACAGATGAAAATTTCTATTCATGCTTTGAATAGTTCACTGGGATACAGGACCTTAAAGGTCACTGGTTATCATGCAAAAAAGGCTTTAAGTATACTGATTGATACTGGGAGTTCTAATAATTTCATAGAACCCGAGTTGGTCAGGCATTTAGGGTGTACAGTCAAGTCTACAAGACCTCAATTGGTAGCTGCTGCTAATGAAAATTTGATGGTAGATAAGGTATGCATAATCACTTGGTTACTACAGGCTGCTGAATTCTCAGCAGAATATTTACTGCTACCTTTAGGCTCTTGTGGGGTAGTGTTAGGAGTACAATGGCTACTAACACTTGGAGACATTAAGATGAATTTTAGAAAGTTGACTATGGAGTTTTGGTACAAAGGAAGGAAACACCTTTTCAGAGGCGCTGGTAGTCAAGTTAAGGTTCAAGAAACTAAAAAATTAGTCAAACATGCAGGGGATCTATCTCAACTATGCATGATAAAGGTGGTACCTATGGGCAGTGCAGAAGAGCAATGGTATGCTTTTAAAGTTGAGGAGGAACCTGAg GAGTTTCTCAGAAAACATGTGTTGGTCTTCTTTGATGATATTCTCATATACAGCAGCACTATAGAGGATCACTTAATTCATTTGAGGTCTGTTTTTGTAGAAATGAGTAAACATCAGTTCTTTGCTAAAAAGAACAAATGTTTCTTTGGGGTTCAGAGGATTGAATACTTAAGATATTTCATTACAGCTGAAAGAGTATCTACTGATCCTCAAAAGATAGAAGTTGTACAGAACTGGCCTACATCAACAACTCTAAAACAACTTAGGGGATTTCTGGGCCTAGTTGGTTATTATAGAAGATTTATTAAAG AATACAAGAAGGGGGTAGAGAATAAAGTAGCTGATGCACTTTCTAGAGTGGCTGGAGCTGAATTATTGACATTGATGGTTTTCCCTGGTGATACTGATCTTTTTCAGGCTATAATTGATAGTTGGAACTCTGATCAGGAGCTGAAGCACCTCATTGAAGAACTCCAAGCTGATCCACATACTCACAAACATTTCACATATTTTCAAAGTCAGCTAAGGAGAAACGGCAAATTGGTGATAGGAAAG CAAGAACTGTTCTCACTGCAAGGAGTTCAATTGAACACCTCTTCTGCATATCATCCCCAATCTGATAGACATACTCAAGTGTTGAATAGAAGTCTTGAGACCTACTTAAGGTGCTACTGCAATGAGGATGCTGCTAAATGGTACTCCTGCTTGCCTATGGCTGAGTACTGGTATAACACCTCATTTCACTCAGCCATAAAGACCACCCCTTATGAAGCACTATATGGTCGACCACCTCCCTTACACCTACCCTACTTGCCAGGGGAGTCAACTTCAGCTGAAGTTGATAACACTTTGCTCAATAGAGAACTAAAGTTGTAG
- the LOC107805895 gene encoding putative calcium-binding protein CML19 produces MAEYKQHLRLFERFDENRDRKISAEELQQCVHLIGKDMSYEEAKAAVELNDSDNDGLLDFEDFVRLIEDGSEEEKAHELKEAFRMYEMEGCGCITPESLNRMLARLGESRTIDECRGMICRYDIDGDGLLNFDEFEIMMRC; encoded by the coding sequence ATGGCAGAATACAAGCAGCACCTACGTCTATTTGAACGCTTTGATGAGAATAGAGATAGGAAAATATCAGCAGAGGAGCTACAACAGTGTGTCCACTTGATCGGCAAAGACATGTCGTATGAGGAAGCGAAGGCTGCGGTTGAGTTAAATGACTCAGATAACGATGGCTTGTTGGATTTCGAAGACTTTGTGAGATTAATTGAAGATGGAAGCGAAGAAGAGAAGGCGCACGAGCTGAAGGAAGCATTCAGGATGTATGAGATGGAGGGATGTGGATGTATTACGCCTGAGAGTTTGAATAGAATGCTTGCCAGATTAGGAGAATCAAGAACCATTGATGAATGCAGAGGAATGATTTGCCGCTATGATATTGATGGCGATGGTCTCCTTAACTTTGATGAGTTCGAGATTATGATGCGTTGTTAG